From a region of the Pseudoxanthomonas sp. X-1 genome:
- a CDS encoding cytochrome C biogenesis protein, with protein MTGFVIAAAVLTLLVLGGALWPLWRGAPKLAAGLLVALGVCAFALYRLLGTPQALAPQASQAPTTVEDAIALLKEQLRRDPRAAEGWQLLGRTLAAQGKAVEAREAFARAVALLPEDANALVEAAQSRSLADPQRRLDDQAVAMLEHALRIDPTQQRARWFLGVAQRQRGAAAQAAATWEPLLARVDAATANSLREQINAARAEAGQPPLPAAPPASAVADEANAVRVRVTLDPALPAAARPPADATVFVIARMPDGPPMPVAVQKHTLGQLPLEIVLSDADSPMPTQKLSALHEVELIARVSASGNAQRGAGDLESAPVRVRLPAQAPVTLVIGSGAR; from the coding sequence ATGACGGGCTTCGTGATCGCCGCCGCCGTGCTGACCCTGCTGGTGCTGGGCGGCGCGCTGTGGCCGCTGTGGCGCGGCGCGCCGAAGCTGGCTGCCGGCCTGCTGGTCGCCCTGGGCGTGTGCGCATTCGCGCTGTACCGGCTGCTGGGCACGCCGCAGGCCCTGGCGCCGCAGGCCAGCCAGGCGCCGACCACGGTGGAGGACGCCATCGCCCTGCTCAAGGAGCAGCTGCGGCGCGATCCGCGGGCCGCCGAGGGCTGGCAGCTGCTGGGCCGCACGCTGGCCGCGCAGGGCAAGGCCGTCGAAGCGCGCGAGGCCTTCGCCCGCGCCGTGGCGCTGCTGCCGGAGGACGCGAACGCGCTGGTCGAGGCGGCGCAGTCGCGCAGCCTGGCCGATCCGCAGCGGCGCCTGGACGACCAGGCCGTGGCGATGCTCGAACATGCGCTGCGGATCGACCCGACGCAGCAGCGCGCGCGCTGGTTCCTGGGCGTGGCCCAGCGCCAGCGCGGCGCCGCCGCGCAGGCCGCCGCCACCTGGGAACCCCTGCTGGCCCGCGTCGACGCCGCCACCGCCAACAGCCTGCGCGAACAGATCAACGCGGCCCGCGCGGAGGCCGGCCAGCCGCCGCTGCCCGCCGCGCCGCCGGCATCCGCAGTCGCTGACGAGGCCAACGCGGTGCGCGTGCGGGTCACGCTGGACCCCGCGCTTCCGGCCGCCGCACGCCCGCCGGCCGACGCCACGGTGTTCGTCATCGCGCGCATGCCCGATGGCCCGCCGATGCCCGTGGCCGTGCAGAAGCACACGCTGGGTCAACTGCCGCTGGAGATCGTCCTGAGCGATGCGGACAGCCCGATGCCCACGCAGAAGCTCTCCGCACTGCACGAAGTCGAACTCATCGCCCGCGTGTCGGCCAGCGGCAATGCGCAGCGCGGCGCCGGCGATCTGGAATCGGCGCCGGTGCGCGTGCGCCTGCCGGCCCAGGCGCCGGTGACGCTGGTGATCGGCAGCGGCGCGCGCTGA
- a CDS encoding TonB-dependent receptor: MKFAKTMKRTALSVALGMCFAGGAYAQSTSGSIRGTVPPGASVIISNNSGFSRTVTADADGRYSLGSLPVGSYTVTAQDGGSRTVTVTVGSAVDASFGGNAATLETVRVTGASAPKIDVTATDTHTVITAEQLKRLPIPRSAEAIALLAPGTASGNGYYFGNSVSFGGASVAENAYYINGFFTGNPMTNVGGYTLPYGSIAQQETYTGGYSAKYGRSDGGVINGIGMSGSNDLHFGGQITFSPKGLRSNNPDRYYPNMDFSAANANPNMPVNPDTGKPYQYGYESPQLAGTLYDKGNQHERWESTYSGYVSGPLIRDTLFGFISAETDKVDTATGSPSQAAPATYERYSSTNPKLYAKLNWNINDSNLLEYTYLHEKTNERGTDYDYDFDTQAIGNALNPITPTYLTNDLSVIKYTGYLTDSLTFDATYGRTRQAYKAINPQVSAGIDMVTASQATVNPAVADISGVTIPNTITAGGTNAIDRSHGLRADLQWVVGDHTLTLGVDNMKFSSDNEGITQYVNNWRYSHTNNMGALAAYGIPSLAASNGYYVSNTFYSDASSMSLKQDAYYLEDKWQVVDNLLLTVGLRNDKFTNYNNVGKPYVDSGNQWAPRIGAAWDVFGDSSFKLFANAGRYFLALPNAVALRGASPSTFTRQYFTYTGINPNTGAPVTDQASTVLVLNGEDGKPVDPNTIAPTNLKSEYQDEYILGFEKTLGASWAFGAKVTYRDLKSAVDDICDSGTMYNKLAATQGQAVADGVSIPGCFLANPSASNTFNLQNVDANGNPTGTYTKLTMNPSDWGWPSPMKRTYKAIDLFLEHPFDGKWEFRVDYTYSKLQGNTEGPANSDTGQGSDSHDNGVSTSENWDIAAIMKYADGYLANDHRHQIKLHGSYAFNDDWSVGVSARLMAGAPANCFGYYNPDGSINENDNADGGPADPAGNYGAAYHTCFGKSASPGTKFLPWTHDWDLGVVYAPGYFDHKLRLGLNAFNVFNSHGITSQGWTSETAAYTVSNTYGLPYAFQSPRYVQFSAAYDW; this comes from the coding sequence ATGAAATTCGCCAAGACCATGAAGCGCACGGCGTTGAGTGTGGCGCTGGGCATGTGTTTTGCCGGCGGCGCCTACGCCCAGAGCACCAGCGGCAGCATCCGCGGCACCGTCCCGCCCGGCGCAAGCGTGATCATCAGCAACAACAGCGGCTTCAGCCGCACGGTCACGGCCGATGCCGATGGCCGCTACAGCCTGGGCTCGCTGCCGGTGGGGTCCTACACCGTCACCGCGCAGGACGGCGGCAGCAGGACGGTGACCGTGACGGTCGGCAGCGCGGTCGATGCGTCCTTCGGCGGCAACGCCGCGACGCTGGAAACGGTCCGGGTCACCGGCGCGTCGGCGCCGAAGATCGACGTGACCGCGACCGATACCCATACCGTGATCACCGCCGAGCAGCTCAAGCGCCTGCCGATCCCGCGCTCGGCCGAAGCCATCGCGCTGCTGGCGCCTGGGACCGCGTCGGGCAACGGCTACTACTTCGGCAACAGCGTGTCCTTCGGCGGCGCCTCGGTCGCGGAGAACGCCTACTACATCAACGGTTTCTTCACCGGCAACCCGATGACCAACGTCGGCGGCTACACGCTGCCCTATGGATCGATCGCCCAGCAGGAAACCTATACCGGTGGCTACAGCGCCAAGTACGGTCGTTCCGACGGCGGCGTGATCAACGGCATCGGCATGAGCGGCAGCAACGATCTGCATTTCGGCGGGCAGATCACGTTCTCGCCCAAGGGCCTGCGCTCCAACAATCCGGATCGCTACTACCCGAACATGGATTTCAGCGCGGCCAACGCCAATCCGAACATGCCGGTCAATCCGGACACCGGCAAGCCCTATCAGTACGGCTACGAATCGCCCCAGCTGGCGGGCACCCTCTACGACAAGGGCAACCAGCACGAGCGCTGGGAGAGCACCTACAGCGGCTACGTCAGCGGTCCGCTGATCCGCGACACCCTGTTCGGCTTCATCTCCGCCGAAACCGACAAGGTCGATACCGCGACCGGTTCGCCCAGCCAGGCCGCGCCGGCGACCTACGAGCGCTACAGCAGCACCAATCCCAAGCTGTATGCCAAGTTGAACTGGAACATCAACGACAGCAACCTGCTCGAGTACACCTATCTGCACGAGAAGACCAACGAGCGCGGCACCGATTACGACTACGACTTCGATACCCAGGCCATCGGCAACGCGCTCAACCCCATCACGCCGACCTACCTGACCAACGACCTGTCGGTGATCAAGTACACCGGCTATCTCACCGACAGCCTGACCTTCGACGCCACCTACGGCCGCACGCGTCAGGCCTACAAGGCGATCAATCCCCAGGTGTCGGCCGGCATCGACATGGTCACCGCGTCGCAGGCCACGGTGAATCCGGCCGTGGCCGACATCAGCGGTGTCACCATTCCCAACACGATCACCGCCGGCGGTACCAACGCCATCGATCGCAGCCATGGCCTGCGCGCGGACCTGCAATGGGTGGTGGGCGACCACACCCTCACCCTGGGCGTGGACAACATGAAGTTCTCGTCCGACAACGAGGGCATCACCCAGTACGTCAACAACTGGCGCTACTCCCACACCAACAACATGGGGGCGCTGGCCGCCTACGGCATTCCCAGCCTGGCCGCGTCCAATGGCTACTACGTTAGCAACACGTTCTACAGCGATGCCAGCAGCATGTCCCTCAAGCAGGATGCCTATTACCTGGAGGACAAGTGGCAGGTCGTGGACAACCTGCTGCTGACCGTGGGCCTGCGCAACGACAAGTTCACCAACTACAACAACGTCGGCAAGCCCTACGTGGACAGTGGCAACCAGTGGGCGCCGCGGATCGGCGCGGCGTGGGATGTCTTCGGTGATTCCTCGTTCAAGCTGTTCGCCAACGCGGGGCGCTACTTCCTGGCGCTGCCCAATGCGGTGGCGCTGCGTGGCGCTTCGCCCTCCACCTTCACCCGCCAGTACTTCACCTACACCGGCATCAATCCCAATACCGGCGCCCCGGTGACCGATCAGGCCAGTACGGTGCTGGTGCTCAACGGTGAGGACGGCAAGCCCGTCGATCCCAATACGATCGCGCCGACCAACCTCAAGAGCGAGTACCAGGACGAATACATCCTGGGATTCGAGAAGACGCTCGGCGCGTCCTGGGCCTTTGGCGCCAAGGTCACCTATCGCGATCTGAAGTCGGCGGTGGACGACATCTGCGATTCGGGCACGATGTACAACAAGCTCGCGGCGACCCAGGGACAGGCCGTGGCGGACGGTGTCAGCATTCCGGGCTGCTTCCTCGCCAACCCCAGCGCCAGCAACACCTTCAACCTGCAGAACGTCGACGCCAACGGCAACCCCACCGGCACCTATACCAAGCTGACCATGAACCCCAGCGACTGGGGCTGGCCGTCGCCGATGAAGCGCACCTACAAGGCCATCGACCTGTTCCTGGAGCATCCGTTCGATGGCAAGTGGGAGTTCCGCGTGGACTACACCTACTCCAAGCTGCAGGGTAACACCGAGGGTCCGGCCAATTCGGACACCGGGCAGGGCAGCGACAGCCACGACAACGGCGTTTCCACCTCGGAGAACTGGGATATCGCGGCGATCATGAAGTACGCCGATGGCTATCTGGCCAACGACCATCGCCATCAGATCAAGCTGCATGGCAGCTACGCCTTCAACGACGACTGGTCGGTGGGGGTCAGTGCGCGCCTGATGGCGGGTGCGCCGGCCAACTGTTTCGGCTACTACAACCCGGATGGCAGCATCAACGAGAACGACAACGCCGACGGCGGCCCGGCCGATCCGGCGGGCAACTATGGCGCGGCCTACCACACCTGCTTCGGCAAATCGGCTTCTCCCGGTACCAAGTTCCTGCCGTGGACGCACGATTGGGATCTGGGCGTGGTGTACGCGCCCGGCTATTTCGACCACAAGCTGCGCCTGGGTCTGAACGCATTCAACGTGTTCAATTCCCACGGCATCACCTCGCAGGGCTGGACCTCGGAAACGGCGGCCTACACCGTTTCCAACACCTACGGCCTGCCGTATGCGTTCCAGTCCCCGCGCTACGTGCAGTTCTCGGCGGCCTACGACTGGTAA
- a CDS encoding homoserine O-acetyltransferase — protein MTEFIPPGTRWHALSSPFPMKRGGALHGARVAYETWGTLSPGRDNAILIVTGLSPDAHAASSALDDTPGWWEAMLGPGKAIDTTRWFVVCVNSLGSCKGSTGPASIDTATGQPYRLTFPDLSIEDGAAAAVEVVRALGIERLACVIGNSMGGMTALALLHAHPGIARSHINISGSAQALPFSIAIRSLQREAIRLDPLWNGGDYSENAYPESGMRMARKLGVITYRSALEWDGRFGRVRLESDRPDEEPFGLEFQVESYLEGHARRFVRRFDPNCYLYLSRSMDWFDLAEYAPGGDVLQALTTIRLEKAMAIGATTDILFPLQQQEQIASGLRAGGADSSFVPLPSPQGHDAFLVDFARFDPAVRGFLAGL, from the coding sequence ATGACCGAATTCATCCCCCCCGGCACGCGCTGGCACGCGCTGTCCTCGCCCTTCCCGATGAAGCGCGGCGGCGCCCTGCACGGCGCGCGCGTCGCCTACGAGACCTGGGGCACGCTGTCGCCCGGACGCGACAACGCCATTTTGATCGTCACCGGCCTCTCGCCCGACGCGCATGCGGCCTCCAGCGCGCTGGACGACACGCCGGGCTGGTGGGAGGCGATGCTTGGCCCGGGCAAGGCGATCGACACCACGCGCTGGTTCGTGGTGTGCGTCAACTCGCTGGGCAGCTGCAAGGGCTCGACCGGACCGGCGTCGATCGACACCGCCACCGGCCAGCCGTATCGCCTCACCTTCCCCGACCTGTCGATCGAGGACGGCGCCGCCGCTGCCGTGGAAGTGGTGCGCGCGCTCGGGATCGAGCGGCTGGCCTGCGTGATCGGCAACTCCATGGGCGGCATGACTGCCCTGGCCCTGCTGCATGCCCATCCCGGCATCGCGCGCAGCCACATCAACATCTCCGGCAGCGCGCAGGCGCTGCCCTTCTCCATCGCCATCCGCTCGCTGCAACGCGAGGCGATCCGCCTGGACCCGCTGTGGAACGGCGGCGACTACAGCGAGAACGCCTATCCGGAAAGCGGCATGCGCATGGCGCGCAAGCTGGGCGTGATCACCTACCGCTCGGCGCTGGAATGGGACGGCCGCTTCGGCCGCGTGCGGCTGGAATCCGACCGCCCGGACGAGGAACCGTTCGGCCTGGAGTTCCAGGTGGAGAGCTATCTGGAAGGCCATGCGCGCCGCTTCGTGCGCCGCTTCGACCCCAACTGCTATCTGTACCTGAGCCGCTCGATGGACTGGTTCGACCTGGCCGAATACGCCCCGGGCGGCGACGTCCTGCAGGCACTGACCACGATCCGGCTGGAGAAAGCCATGGCCATCGGCGCCACCACCGACATCCTGTTCCCGCTGCAGCAGCAGGAACAGATCGCCTCGGGCCTGCGTGCCGGCGGCGCCGACAGCAGCTTCGTCCCCCTGCCCTCGCCGCAGGGCCACGACGCCTTCCTGGTCGACTTCGCCCGCTTCGATCCGGCGGTGCGGGGGTTTCTGGCGGGGCTGTGA